TACCAGAATTTACGTAAATGTTGACGGTTATCCTCCCTTTAAGTCCCTAAAAGCCTTTCAAATACCTCTTAGCCTCAGTCAAGCTCAGTAGGTTGTCAAAGCTTTTTTctagtagatagatagatagatagatagatggatagatagattgatagatagatagatagatagatagatagatactttattaatccccaaggggaaatttgttgtcatagtagttttacagacaccaaatggaatagactaaataaactaaacacacaaaataaaataacatataagaacagggatgacagatatatacaaaatataaaataatatatatatatatataatatatatacacaatagaatacaataaaatatatatatacacaatagaatacaataaaatatatatatacacaatagaatacaataagGACATTCAATAAATGATGTgcaaaatatgtcaaatatatatatacacaatagaatacgaataactgcagtgtgtatttaaggacattactttaagtttaaacagagtgtgcaaaatgtaaagtatgtgtagtgtatatgaagtgtaaatcaacatgaatgtgtacagtgaaaatTAAAATTAGTCCATAGAtagaggatctggccagaggtgatttgttGTACAGTCCAATTGCTGTAGTTAGTTAAAATCCCATCTGAAATTGAAAATAGgaacacaaaatgaaacaaacaaaccttaAGTGCATCCAGCTTCTCCTCATAGACTTGTTTGGGTTGGTCCTCACCGTCCTCATACAGCCAGTTCTCTGTGTCCTCCAGCATAAGTGTTAGCCGGTTACTGTCCTGTTATTAATGGCAAACATAAAACCGATTTTAAGTAAATACAGAAGTAGAAAACTTGCTTGGTTCATCAGAAATATGTAAGAAAGCTGCACTCACATCCTCAGTGATATACTTTTCATATATCCCACACAGTTTGTCCCGCAGATCGTATACATACTCCTCAACAGCATTTTTAGCATCATTCTGCTCTTTCACCAATTTGTCCTGGATAATCATCTGATGCtgtgaggaaagaaaaacacaaacaatgtcaCAGGACAGCAACAAATAGCAGCAATACCTTAAATATAATGCTATCTGGCTAATAACATCATAACGTGTCATGTCAAGTTGAGTTGAATGAACACCTCTAATGTTTAATTCCACTCCACCCATTAGTGTGCCATGACTCAGCGTTTCCAAAGGCCAGCAGGAGCACTCACCTCATACTCCACAAAGTCGTTGAGGACGTCGCTGTCAAGCTGTCGAAGGTTGTTGGCCATGATGGGAAGCTCAATACTCTTCACTTTCACTTTGGGTTtacttcctcctgctgctgggtCCGGCTTTTCTCCAGACGCCCCCTCGTATATTTGGAAACCAGAAAACACTTTAGACCTCAAAGACCTTCTTTTGTAAGTCTACAGTCGTTATAGACGGGACATTTCATCAAACTAATACTCATATatttttctgactttttttgtgaCTGTGTGAAAacatatactttttttattgaaggAAGTCCAGCTGACCTTACTGCTGGAACTGTTGTCCTCGTTCTGCTGGTCGCCCTGGCCTTGGCCTTCCTGGTCCACCTGCATTTTGGTCTgagacacaacacacattcaGCTGTTTCATCAAAGTCAGATTAgatataaataacaacaaattataatttaaaaaaagctactGTACATTGGACAGGCAAAGGAATTAAGgaattaattgtgtttttctgtttgcaCTCTTACCTGGTCTTCTGCCCTGCCTTCATTCTGCACCATTGGCTCCGAGTCGATTTGCatgtcctctccctcccctttcTGCTTCTCAATCAGAGAGGCGCTGGACACACTGAAGATGCCATGGACATTAACGCGCACTTTGACCTTCACTTTAGAACTTTCTCCTTCTGGCTGGGGAGCCACATTCTGTACAGAGAAGCATCCTGGTGGCAGATGGGAACAAAGCGAGTACTCTGTTGAAGAGCTTCAATTAAACACCTTCAACATATTCCCTTAAGAGACCGAATGTACAAACTGATATCCCACCTGAGGGTAACCCCCCTCCttcctaccacacacacacacacacatttgtttggcTTGCTCAGCAACAATCGGGGCCAGCCATAAAAACTGGGTTACAGGCAGGTGTGACTGACTTTGAGAGGGCAGAATGAGTAGAGTTACCTATCCTGTGGTCCGGGTAGGGGAGCTCTTGAGGGCAGCTGTAGAAGGCTTCAAGGTCAAAGGGCTCCTTCTTGTGAAAGGTGATCACTTTGGAAAATGGAGCAGCGTGATTCTTACTGAACACCTCACACTCTCTGTGACACAAATGCAGTAAGGTGGGGAAAGAAAAAGCTCAGTCAGATTGTTGAAACCCAGCAAATACTGCATCGTCAAACTAGCTGACCTAGCTTGGCTTACCACATAAAGAAAAGACTAAAGAGAAATATAAAGGCTTGTTTTATGTATATTGGTCCTGCCGTGCATGGTTAATTAGGATAAGGTAAAAAATGTCCTAACCCCACTCCATCCTCTGTTGGTGTTTTCCAGCGAAGAGTAATAGGAAAGGGAACCACGTCAGTGATGGAGAATTCACGCACCTTAAATGCTGGAGACAAAATTGCACACTACACCgaaaccgcacacacacacacacacacacagacaccacacacacacacacacacacacagacaccacacaatTAAATGCACATTAACTGCATTGTATTTGACAAGCTACAGAATAGTTGTACAGTGCATCAAAACTAGAAAACATGATCTGTTAGTGTTCCACCTGAAGTGCACAGCCTCTAGCGACAGCTTCGTCTGCATTGAGCGTGGTGCTGATGTCTTTGCCGAAAAACTTTGCGATTCTCTCTTTGACAGCTGGGATTCTCGTGGCTCCTCCAACTATCTCCACTGCATAGATATCATCCCGGCTTAGCTCTGCCcacaaaacagacacaggaCTGAGTCGATTCTTACTATATACAGTATTCAAGCAATATACTTCACAAATTCAACCAAATGTTCGGCACATACTTGATTGTTCAAGGACTGCTTTCAGTGGCATCTCTACTCTCATCAGATATTGAGCACTCATGTCTTCAAACTGGCCCCTATAGGTtgcaaatgaagaagaaaagtaatTTATAATGCTTGATTTCCACCAAAGGGAGGCACAATTAAGGAGTAAAACTTAAAATGTGTACCTGTTCATCCTGCCGGAAACATCAATGTCATTCATGAAGCACTCTATGTTCAGAGGCAGATCGGAGGAGTTGGCACTCATTAGCTTCTTCAGTTTCTCACACTCCTGGTGCAGCCGCAGCAGAGCCCTTGGGTTCTCCCTCACATTTATCTTGTACTTGTTCTTAAACTCCTCGCAGAAGTAATCTACCAGCGCCTCATCCATATTGCGCCCTCCAAGGTACAGGTCAAATGCAGTGGCGAGGACCTGACGGAGCAGAATCAGCACTGAGTTGGGTTGCAAAGCTGCAGGTGAAGGTGTGAATCAAGGTGGAAAAAAGGCGAAAGGCTAACCTTGAGTTTGCCTTTGTTGAAGGCAGTGATGGAGACCTGGAATGATGAATGTCCCATGTCAACAAATACCACATTTCTTGGCCTCTCTTCCGGAGTAGGAAGGTCCTGCTTGTAGATCCCGTAGGCCAAAGCCACtgcaaatacaaaatacaaatgaaacacAAGATATTCTACTGTTGGTGGAGTTAGATTGTTCTGCTATTGCCTTGCAAGAGTTCAGTGTGTACCTACATATTAACTTAGCGTGGGGTTAGTGAAATTTACAAAGCTGGACACTGAAGAACTAATCGTCGTTCCACTTTTGAACTTTGCCCCCATTCAAAAGGTTTTACTGTGACCCAAGAACACTGACCTGCAGTGGTATCATTAATAAGCCGTAAACAGTTCAGCCCTGCTATTTGAGTTGCATCAAACACTGACCGCCTCTCAGCATCTGTGAAGAAACTTGGGACCTGTAAAACAAAGCACAACTCAATATGTATCATTGAACCACTTTGTGAATCATGCTGCCGGTCTTCTGTAATGTTTTCCTCACTCACAGAGACGACACAGTCCACGACCGGCTTCTTCAGGGCGCTCTCTGACGTCTCTTTCAGCTTGGTAAGCAGCATCCCGGTGATCTGCTCCACTGTGAACACTTTGTCCTCATCCAAATAACGCACCTGTGAACATGATACAATTAGGACCGGCAAGGACAATTAAAGGCTAGAAGGTACAGCGTATTAAGCATACAGCCAATGAGTTGTTTGGAGgtgaattacaaaataaaacatctgagcATCCCATGCACTTATTAGCATCCTGGTTGAATTTGAATAACAAAGGTGTGCAGTGGCAGCGGGAAATGGTCAGGatcagagagaaagggaaaaacaaacatgctgtAAGTTTGTACAATAATTCACCTTAATTCCCGTGTTTCCATTGGGCAGTTTGTGTAAGCTGTAAGGCAGTTTGGGTTTTTCCACTTGGACCAATGGGTCATCAAATGCTCTGCCGTGGAACTTTTTGAATCCATGGACTGTATTTTTAAAGTTTGTTGTCATCTAAAATGAGAGGACACTCATAAAACTCAACTGTAGACTATACAACTCATAATCAATAAGACAACTTTAACAATGTATCCAATCATTTCAGGGCAATGTTGCATTTATTACAGAAATTAGACAAAATGCCATAGATGATCTTACTTGACTCTTGGCTGCATTTCCGATCATGCGGTTTTTGGAGGCCAAAGATACACAAGCCCTTCATGGAAGACAAATGCATCAGAAAATTAGGATACAGTAGAAATAACCGTTACCAGATGTTGTAGACGGGGCAGAACTCTAATTGACTGAATGTCGCAGACAGAATCAAATGTCGAGTGCTGAGAGATTTTGATTTAGGAAATTTCACAAGGGAGTCTGAGGAAGAACCACAAACTAGGGCAGTGAGAGAACAGTTCATCTTCAAAAGTAGGCTCATcctgtacaaaaaaaatgttaccTCTTCAACTCATAAAACTCTTATGTCTTTTAGCCGACGTACTGCAAACCATTCCCTTTACTGACAAAGATAAATGTGTCTGCTCATACAAGGTTTAGGGATCCATTTGGCTGACAGTGACAAGTCACTCCCTAGTTTCACCTTGCCACAAAAATATCCCCATTCACATCAAGGTGTAATGCTCTTTCTCCTCCACATCTCTGTTTGCAGGATGCTGCATCTTTATTTCCCTCAGAGTCAGAACCATACATGGAAATGTCTTAGTATTGTAAGATTAGTTCATTCATGACATATTCCATAAATAAAACGTACACCATTAATTCCCTGTTAATTCTGGGCTGGTCCTTGTAGAGGAAGTAGCTTTTTGGCAGGCCATGGGATAACCTATTTATTTTCCTTCGCAGACGACAGCACTGACATATATTAAAATGCTCTGTAATCTCGATAACATCCTGTTTTCTTTAAGTTACTCATTCTCAGTCAACTTTGAGGTGCAGTGCGCACACTTTGGTGGTTACCGGGATACACATCaactgtctgtttgtttgcgATCATTTCAGAAAGACATTTTGTCATTGTGTCTTTCTGAAATGACCCTAGCAAACCTCCGTTAACCTGCGGTGATAAACCAACAGCTGGAGGCCGCATcacagccgccgccgccgccgccgccgccacccgTGCTGCCTGCACACCGTCATCGCTCAGCCAGCGCGCCCCCAGTTTGCATCATTgcgtaacaaacacacatttaacgGTGATGGTGACGGTCAGTATTTGTACTTACGGTGTGCATCTGTCACTGTACTCGTTCGCAATGGTTTCAATGCCACCGCTCCTGGCCACTCCGATGTAACAGTTTTGGTAACCCACATCAATCCCGACCACTGACATAGTGAGCGCTCTAAAATACAACTCCTGTAAATTATCCTCCACCACGACGCACTTGACAACTACGACAAAATGCAACTGTTATTACATACAATGACCGTCTGCACCTAAACGAATTGTAATTAAGCGTGCCCTCTGCTTTGAAACACTACGAGAAAGCTAGCTGAGGGAGTACTAACTGAATTACTAGCTGTTATGTAAGTCACGCTGTTTATAGCAAACTCATTCAGAGTAATCCCAGGGAGCGATGATGTCCAGACCGgattctccctctcctccgccGCCCTCACATCACCCAGCGGCTCTGGCTCCGACTCACGGATTCTCTCCAGCCCGCCCCCACGCGTCTGTGATTGGCTGCGGCACACCCATTGCCCTATTGTGATTGGTGGAAAGAGCAATTGAGAACAGAAAAATCTAGAACTCCCTGGAAAGAGGACCGTGGAATACGTCACAAGCGATCGTCAGCAGTGGCATTACAGCGATGTTTGCTCTCGGTTGAAGCTGTCAAGTAGAGTCTCCGTCTAAATCTCACGTGTTTTAGCACTGATGAGTGCACAGTGCAGTTATATCTGTGAAGTTAGCGTTACATATACCTGGAGCTTGCAAGCTGTCCTTCTGAAAGGCTTTGGACGGGGACACTCCCATACCGGTGACAGGTGTGGTCAGGCCATAACATGTACAGCTCATCTACTTATAATATGTAGTAACTAATATGGAAAGAATGAGACAAATGAATCACCATCCTCCTGGGCTGGTGCACTGCATCACAAAATATCTCCTTAACACGTGTTTCTCTGTGTATTATTCAAATGTctgaattatttttctttgtatatttttgtgttttattttaatatatccAAATTCACAAATGTGCCCTTGGCAGTGGTgtaagaagtactcagatccttttctttaataaaaatagTAATACCGCTGTGTAAAAAGTTAAAGTCCAGCAGCAAGATGTTATTTCAATAATGGCACAGAAGTATAATTCGCGAGAAGTACTTAAGGCTATGAAAAGCAAATGGCTACTTGCTTCTTTGGAATGTATTTCTAGATATATCTTATTAAATTGTTCGTAACGTTAATGTGGAACAAGCATTTTAATGGAATTGAGATGGAGATAATAATTACTA
The genomic region above belongs to Cyclopterus lumpus isolate fCycLum1 chromosome 22, fCycLum1.pri, whole genome shotgun sequence and contains:
- the hspa4l gene encoding heat shock 70 kDa protein 4L, giving the protein MSVVGIDVGYQNCYIGVARSGGIETIANEYSDRCTPACVSLASKNRMIGNAAKSQMTTNFKNTVHGFKKFHGRAFDDPLVQVEKPKLPYSLHKLPNGNTGIKVRYLDEDKVFTVEQITGMLLTKLKETSESALKKPVVDCVVSVPSFFTDAERRSVFDATQIAGLNCLRLINDTTAVALAYGIYKQDLPTPEERPRNVVFVDMGHSSFQVSITAFNKGKLKVLATAFDLYLGGRNMDEALVDYFCEEFKNKYKINVRENPRALLRLHQECEKLKKLMSANSSDLPLNIECFMNDIDVSGRMNRGQFEDMSAQYLMRVEMPLKAVLEQSKLSRDDIYAVEIVGGATRIPAVKERIAKFFGKDISTTLNADEAVARGCALQCAILSPAFKVREFSITDVVPFPITLRWKTPTEDGVGECEVFSKNHAAPFSKVITFHKKEPFDLEAFYSCPQELPYPDHRIGCFSVQNVAPQPEGESSKVKVKVRVNVHGIFSVSSASLIEKQKGEGEDMQIDSEPMVQNEGRAEDQTKMQVDQEGQGQGDQQNEDNSSSSKGASGEKPDPAAGGSKPKVKVKSIELPIMANNLRQLDSDVLNDFVEYEHQMIIQDKLVKEQNDAKNAVEEYVYDLRDKLCGIYEKYITEDDSNRLTLMLEDTENWLYEDGEDQPKQVYEEKLDALKRLGQPIQVRHREHEDRPRAFEELGKKLQIYMKFVDSYKQKDERYLHLSAEEMSIVERCVKEGMVWLNSRLNAQSKLGVTQDPIVKVADIIDKIQELEDVCNQGSTCQKPTVEEAPEVNDQNSEAHNDPAARQAAEGKGDAKGSQQTKPGTKEMEVD